The Rhizoctonia solani chromosome 4, complete sequence genome contains a region encoding:
- a CDS encoding NAD-dependent glycerol-3-phosphate dehydrogenase C-terminus, with amino-acid sequence MAKEKVCLIGSGNWGSSIARIAAMNVKDHPDVFEEEITMFVHEEKVDGKPLSSIINNKHENVKYLPGIQLGSNVKAEPDLIKTIKGATALIVVVPHQFLEKVLDGVKEHLAPGARAVSLIKGVKADGGKIYTYPRIISSLLGIRCSTLGGANIAIGVAKDEFCESTLGVLPEGMKSHGEDSLSDADLWYKLFNRPTFRIRVVPDVDGVALCGGLKNVIALAAGFSDGLGWGSNTKSAIIRIGIMEIKDFCVHFFPEVKAETFLEESCGVADILTSCISGRNRKVAEDMVKTGKGFQQLEKEELGGQSLQGPQTAEQLHNFLEARSDEVRRSGGFPLIENVWKICYQGTPPEKLIEGL; translated from the exons ATGGCAAAGGAGAAAGTATGCCTCATAGGATCTGGAAACTG GGGATCCTCCATTGCTCGGATAGCTG CCATGAACGTCAAGGATCATCCCGATGTCTTT GAAGAAGAGATAACGATGTTCGTTCACGAAGAGAAG GTCGATGGAAAGCCTCTCTCGTCAATTATTAATAATAAGCATGAGAACGTCAAATATCTACCCGGAATACAGCTAGGGTCGAATGTAAAAGCGGAGCCCGACCTAATAAAGACGATCAAGGGAGCTACAGCGCTCATTGTTGTGGTTCCGCATCAG TTTTTAGAGAAAGTGCTTGATGGTGTGAAGGAGCACCTGGCGCCTGGTGCTCGCGCTGTATCCTTGATTAAG GGTGTCAAAGCAGATGGCGGCAAGATTTATACGTATCCTCGTATTATTAGTTCTCTACTTGGTATCCGATGCTCTACGCTTGGGGGTGCAAATATTGCGATAGGAG TCGCAAAGGATGAATTCTGCGAGTCTACTCTAGGCGTGCTGCCCGAAGGAATGAAGTCCCATGGCGAAGATTCGCTATCCGACGCCGACCTCTGGTACAAGTTGTTCAATAGACCGACCTTTAGAATACGAGTAGTACCAGATGTCGATGGGGTCGCACTATGCGGTGGACTAAAAA ATGTTATCGCGCTGGCGGCCGGGTTTTCTGATGGCCTTGGATGGGGGTCCAATACGAAAT CCGCGATCATACGTATCGGAATAATGGAGATCAAGGATTTCTGTGTTCACTTCTTCCCCGAAGTTAAAGCGGAAACGTTCCTGGAAGAGAGCTGTGGTGTTGCCGACATATTGACCTCAT GTATAAGCGGTCGAAACAGGAAAGTTGCAGAGGACATGGTCAAGACCGGGAAGGGATTCCAACAACTTGAAAAGGAGGAGCTTGGGGGTCAATCGTTACAAGGTCCACAAACGGCTGAACAGCTTCATAACTTCCTCGAAGCACGATCCGACGAAGTCCGTCGGTCTGGTGGGTTCCCTCTGATCGAGAATGTGTGGAAGATCTGCTACCAG GGAACTCCTCCAGAAAAGTTGATTGAAGGGCTCTAA
- a CDS encoding NAD-dependent glycerol-3-phosphate dehydrogenase C-terminus — protein MSTQIRKVEKEKVCVIGSGNWGSAIARIAAINTKRNPDVFAEDVTMYVYEEQFQGRSLSALINDTHENPKYLPGIQLGHNVVAEPDLLKSIKDATALVFVLPHQFLPPVLNAIRGHVSHLTRAVSLIKGAEVEGAKISTFPTVISSELGIPCSALSGANIANEGELFLDISLCTACFLARPHDLVAEDKFCESTLGVPPAPMTTPPDEDAQLHAFSESQLWHRLFQTNTFRIRVVQDVEGVCLCGGLKNVIALAAGFSDGLGWGSNSKAAIMRIGLLELKDFCLEFFPSTRASTFLEESCGVADIMTSCLSGRNRLIAEMMVKTGKGFRELEEEKLNGQKLQGPQTAQDLHAFLTARGDNVRRPGGYPLLEAVWRICYEGMSPEKLIDGL, from the exons ATGTCAACTCAAATTCGTAAAGTCGAAAAGGAAAAAGTATGCGTGATAGGATCGGGTAATTG GGGGTCGGCCATTGCCCGCATCGCTGCAATCAATACAAAGAGGAACCCAGATGTTTTC GCTGAAGATGTCACGATGTATGTGTACGAAGAGCAG TTCCAGGGACGTTCACTTTCGGCCCTGATTAATGACACACACGAGAATCCCAAGTACCTGCCTGGTATTCAACTGGGACATAATGTGGTAGCAGAACCCGACTTGCTTAAATCCATCAAGGACGCTACCGCtcttgtttttgttttgccGCATCAG TTCTTGCCCCCAGTGCTGAATGCAATACGCGGTCATGTCTCCCACCTGACTCGGGCCGTATCCCTTATTAAG GGGGCTGAAGTTGAGGGCGCAAAGATCTCAACCTTCCCGACCGTGATCAGCTCGGAACTCGGTATCCCTTGCTCAGCATTAAGTGGAGCCAACATCGCCAATGAAGGTGAACTTTTCTTGGATATTTCACTCTGCACCGCTTGTTTCTTAGCCAGACCTCATGATCTAGTGGCCGAGGACAAGTTTTGCGAGTCAACGCTTGGAGTTCCGCCCGCTCCAATGACTACACCTCCTGACGAAGACGCCCAATTACACGCATTCTCTGAGTCACAGCTTTGGCATCGACTATTTCAAACAAACACCTTCCGCATTCGAGTAGTGCAGGATGTCGAAGGCGTCTGCCTTTGTGGTGGACTGAAGA ATGTCATTGCGCTCGCTGCTGGGTTTTCCGATGGACTCGGATGGGGGTCGAATTCGAAAG CTGCGATCATGCGTATCGGGCTCTTGGAGCTCAAAGACTTTTGCCTGGAGTTCTTCCCCTCTACTCGTGCATCAACGTTCCTCGAAGAGAGTTGTGGGGTAGCTGATATCATGACATCCT GCCTGAGCGGTCGGAACAGATTGATCGCTGAGATGATGGTAAAAACAGGCAAG GGTTTTCGTGAGCTCGAAGAAGAAAAGCTCAACGGCCAGAAGCTCCAAGGCCCGCAAACTGCACAGGATTTGCACGCGTTCTTGACTGCGCGTGGTGACAATGTCCGTCGACCAGGCGGCTATCCTCTTCTTGAGGCAGTTTGGAGGATATGCTATGAG GGAATGTCACCTGAAAAATTAATTGATGGTCTTTAG
- a CDS encoding Dual specificity phosphatase, catalytic domain — protein sequence MSMDEVIENLWVGDFGAATSIELLEMAGVKYVVSCMRGKVRVHETMQRHQIPLDDTVEQDVLSYLPATIAFIQKSLASGDGVLIHCMAGMSRSATIAAAYLMYSQGLDPTGALELIREVRPTIQPNPSFLHQLDVFHAAYCKISKRDKNIREYYLERTANEMINGDGSAPDMSMIASYPRTPTASAPGTPGGPRRRIRCKMCRRELATREHMMDHSQGGPTTPISVNGSATVSRRQSFSDSNGNVANGLQLTSMSPAGSRRPSTTKPPRRSSLNQSMKPGGILGGGLTPLTTMQPTDKQDKVDKDDKDDTNGYISHPDRRPSIIASEAIKKLSTLTMTAVDSDGPDDYAVDDEDEDDETPSATNTSAAPSPITISGPLVGNGRVHALRSDPLNGVAIRRGKPHRISLSGAHKELELPRTPADEVTPGLDATRAIDPSVAQAVAAQENVMELDEVASSPTSPQYQHPSEMYSGLPPKLAALRRPSVAQAFKASGLTGMTPISHSPALSPPILYNPKCSGYFVEPLKWMKPFLETGQLAGKIICPNPKCGAKLGNYDWAGVSCSCKEWVTPGFCIHRSKVDEIW from the exons ATGTCTATGGACGAAGTGATCGAGAACCTCTGGGTCGGCGACTTTGGTGCTGCAACCAGTATAGAACTTTTGGAGATGGCCGGTGTAAAGTATGTAGTCAGTTGTATGAGAGGCAAGGTTCGGGTCCATGAG ACCATGCAACGCCATCAAATACCCCTCGATGATACCGTAGAACAAGACGTCTTATCTTATTTGCCGGCAACGATAGCCTTTATCCAGAAATCACTTGCTAGTGGAGATGGTGTTCTTATACACTGTATGGCCGGGATGA GTCGAAGTGCGACTATTGCAGCAGCCTACTTGATGTACAGTCAAGGTCTCGACCCAACAGGGGCTCTCGAACTGATACGTGAAGTGCGCCCAACCATCCA GCCAAACCCTTCTTTCCTCCACCAGCTCGACGTCTTCCACGCTGCCTATTGCAAGATTTCCAAGCGCGATAAGAACATTCGAGAGTATTATCTTGAGCGAACGGCCAACGAAATGATCA ATGGAGATGGGTCAGCGCCCGACATGAGCATGATTGCTAGTTATCCTAGAACACCTACTGCTTCTGCGCCAGGGACCCCTGGTGGACCTCGCCGTCGAATTCGATGCAAGATGTGCCG TCGTGAGCTCGCTACTCGCGAGCACATGATGGACCACTCTCAGGGCGGGCCCACTACACCCATCTCTGTCAATGGCTCTGCGACTGTTTCTCGCAGACAATCATTTAGTGACTCGAACGGGAACGTTGCGAATGGATTGCAGCTCACTAGCATGTCTCCGGCTGGCTCTCGTCGGCCTTCTACCACTAAACCCCCACGCCGATCGTCCTTGAACCAATCTATGAAACCAGGAGGCATTCTGGGTGGCGGCCTTACCCCATTGACGACCATGCAGCCAACCGACAAGCAGGACAAGGTTGACAAGGACGACAAGGACGATACGAATGGGTATATTAGCCACCCTGATCGCCGCCCAAGCATCATTGCTTCCGAAGCCATCAAGAAACTGAGTACGCTCACGATGACAGCCGTCGACTCCGATGGGCCTGATGATTATGCTGtagacgatgaagacgaggacGATGAGACCCCCAGCGCAACCAATACTAGCGCCGCCCCAAGTCCAATCACAATCAGCGGTCCTCTTGTTGGCAACGGCCGAGTCCACGCTTTACGCTCCGACCCACTCAACGGAGTCGCAATCCGTCGCGGCAAACCACACCGGATCTCCCTCTCAGGAGCCCATAAAGAACTAGAATTGCCACGCACCCCCGCGGACGAGGTCACGCCCGGCCTAGACGCAACCCGCGCCATCGATCCCTCTGTCGCTCAGGCCGTGGCCGCCCAGGAGAACGTAATGGAATTGGACGAAGTCGCTTCGAGCCCCACTTCTCCCCAATATCAACACCCAAGTGAGATGTACTCGGGCCTACCACCCAAGTTGGCTGCGCTCCGAAGGCCATCCGTCGCACAAGCGTTCAAGGCCTCGGGTTTGACCGGGATGACGCCAATTTCTCATAGCCCAGCTCTCAGTCCGCCAATCCTATACAACCCTAAGTGCTCTGGGTATTTTGTCGAACCG TTGAAATGGATGAAGCCCTTCCTTGAGACTGGCCaactggctggaaagatcATCTGCCCCAACCCCAAGTGTGGAGCGAAGCTTGGAAACTATGACTGGGCCGGCGTAAGCTGTAGCTGTAAGGAGTGGGTGACACCC GGATTCTGCATCCACAGATCTAAAGTCGATGAGATTTGGTAA
- a CDS encoding ribosomal protein subunit L27, with translation MIPTRAVLSKASRLPLTPKHGNKDFYKGTRAAYLPGGHRTGAPGKHVVGGKAKFRVVDEMVRYFVAPPIQDIVNSPLKPYVRTGTKLSLSEREEAYGKLPQGGFGGSQYLKLSRALYEEK, from the exons ATGATCCCGACTCGTGCAGTGCTCAGTAAAGCCTCTCGACTCCCGCTAACTCCCAAGCATGGAAATAAGGACTTTTACAAGG GAACAAGAGCGGCGTACTTGCCTGGTGGTCACCGCACCGGCGCACCCGGAAAACATGTAGTAGGGGGCAAGGCCAAATTCAGAGTCGTGGACGAGATGGTTCGGTATTTTGTCGCACCGCCTATACAGGATATTGTCAACTCACCT CTGAAACCATACGTCCGTACTGGAACTAAGCTCTCCCTGTCCGAGCGAGAAGAAGCATATGGAAAACTTCCCCAGGGTGGATTCGGAGGTTCTCAGTATTTAAAACTCTCCAGAGCGCTGTACGAGGAAAAGTAA